A genome region from Nicotiana tabacum cultivar K326 chromosome 13, ASM71507v2, whole genome shotgun sequence includes the following:
- the LOC142168013 gene encoding uncharacterized protein LOC142168013 has translation MSAMAIGEEPSTRTSTGTTIDHHHPLYLQPCDTPGSSLISIQLTGTENYALWSRSMKIGLIGKSKLGFVDGRCTKDKFDRFLHELREKCNAIVLSWIMNAVRKELLSEIVYKSSTHKVWIDLKDKYDKVDGSRILASFCTKK, from the coding sequence ATGTCAGCTATGGCAATTGGAGAAGAACCTTCAACTAGAACGAGCACAGGAACGACCATAGATCATCACCATCCCTTGTATCTACAGCCCTGTGACACTCCAGGTAGCTCCTTGATTTCTATTCAATTGACTGGGACTGAAAATTATGCATTGTGGAGTAGATCTATGAAAATAGGTCTGATTGGTAAGAGTAAGCTGGGTTTTGTTGATGGCCGATGTACCAAGGACAAATTTGATCGATTCTTGCATGAACTTCGAGAGAAATGTAATGCGATAGTTTTGTCATGGATTATGAATGCTGTGAGAAAAGAATTGCTCAGTGAAATTGTGTATAAGTCTAGTACTCATAAGGTCTGGATAGATTTGAAGGATAAGTATGATAAAGTCGATGGATCTCGCATCTTAGCTTCTTTTTGCACAAAGAAATAA
- the LOC107777236 gene encoding dof zinc finger protein DOF3.6-like — protein sequence MAFSSIPIYLDPPNWQHEQGNHQQQLGVANENPSQLSPAMLPPPAAGGEGGGATDSIRPGSMTERARLAKVTQPETVLKCPRCESTNTKFCYFNNYSLSQPRHFCKTCRRYWTRGGALRNVPVGGGCRRNNKRGTKRSRSKSPIRSEKRYSPITNATTSNNSIPHLPHPTHLSFLSTPNLHNFSGFTSTENGLNFGGSQPQGGTRDQMEVQARFIDQFRFQQMQQFPFFSTFEQPSNNLYQFEAATEYDVGATQNVKVEESKGTNSQGLNLPRNNLGVTNNQFWTNISGYTSTSTSQLL from the exons ATGGCTTTCTCATCTATTCCCATCTATCTAGATCCTCCCAATTGGCAACATGAG CAAGGAAATCACCAACAACAACTTGGAGTCGCAAATGAGAATCCCTCTCAGTTATCACCAGCTATGCTGCCACCTCCGGCAGCTGGAGGAGAAGGTGGCGGCGCAACTGACTCAATTAGGCCTGGCTCGATGACAGAACGAGCCAGGCTAGCAAAAGTAACACAGCCAGAGACGGTCCTAAAATGTCCACGTTGCGAGTCCACTAATACAAAATTTTGTTACTTCAATAATTACAGCCTTTCTCAGCCACGTCATTTCTGCAAGACTTGCCGGAGATATTGGACTAGAGGTGGCGCGCTGAGGAACGTCCCCGTCGGAGGGGGATGCCGGAGGAACAACAAGAGAGGAACTAAAAGAAGTAGATCAAAATCCCCAATTAGAAGCGAAAAAAGATATAGTCCAATTACAAATGCCACAACCTCTAATAATAGTATCCCCCATTTGCCTCACCCAACACATTTGTCATTCTTGAGTACCCCTAATTTGCATAATTTCAGTGGCTTCACATCTACTGAAAATGGCCTCAATTTTGGAGGATCTCAACCTCAAGGTGGTACAAGAGATCAAATGGAAGTCCAAGCCAGATTTATTGACCAATTTAGATTTCAACAAATGCAGCAATTTCCATTTTTCTCCACCTTTGAGCAACCTAGTAATAATTTATACCAATTTGAAGCAGCTACTGAATACGATGTGGGAGCTACACAAAATGTGAAGGTGGAAGAAAGTAAAGGTACTAATAGCCAAGGGCTAAATTTACCAAGAAACAATTTGGGGGTCACAAATAATCAGTTTTGGACAAATATCTCTGGTTATACTTCTACTTCCACTAGCCAGCTATTGTGA